In Luteibacter mycovicinus, a genomic segment contains:
- a CDS encoding xanthine dehydrogenase family protein molybdopterin-binding subunit, with protein MRMDTVVGHTPLDDNPGGFTGKPVDRVDGPLKVQGKAAYAAEHGGVGDVAYAFPVLATIALGRVIRMDTSAAERAPGVIHVITAKNVPPQDTSSDDAIPQLVGDEIRHYGQPVALVVAKSYEQARHAAGLIRPEYDGKPGRFDLVAGIDGARKPEDLSFAKADTSKGDFDAAYAKSPHQLDVTYTTPFQFHAAMEPHATIASWDGDRLVVQTSNQMPTPGRKALAATLGIEPEKVRLLSAYIGGGFGSKLDVQPDAVLAALAARATGRKVKLALTRQQLFHVVGHRTNTVQRVRLGTDAQGHILAEAHEAWSGNEPGNDEFEPTVLGTRSRYAGEHRRNTHRQVDLDLPPAISMRAPGEAVGLLALEGAMDELAVALDIDPIELRVRNEPPVDPELGVPFSSRQVVECMREGACRFGWDKRIAKPGQVRDGRWLMGMGMSSAVRGNMLQASKAHVHLDATGQLTARMAMTDIGTGSYTVFTQIAADLLGLPMERVTILLGDSDFPETPGSGGSFGAASAGSGLYDACMQLRTRLCQSAGIDPAHARFEDGHVSHGDKRVSYSAIAGVDGLSADGGIEPGSNNKKYNQNSYGAFFAEVGVDMDTGEIRLRRMLGVFAAGRILNAKTARSQALGGMIFGVGSALSEEIVLDPRHGAFVNHDLAEYHVPVNADIGPMEAIFLPELDDKANPLKIKGLGEVGISGAGACIANAVYNACGVRIRDYPLTLDKVLAGMAETSS; from the coding sequence TCGGCGATGTGGCGTACGCGTTCCCCGTGCTCGCGACGATCGCGCTCGGACGCGTTATCCGGATGGATACGTCGGCGGCCGAGCGTGCGCCGGGCGTCATCCACGTGATCACCGCGAAGAACGTACCGCCGCAGGACACGTCGTCGGACGATGCCATTCCTCAGCTCGTCGGCGATGAGATCAGGCACTACGGCCAACCCGTCGCGCTGGTCGTTGCAAAGTCTTATGAACAGGCGCGCCATGCCGCCGGACTGATCCGGCCGGAATACGACGGGAAGCCTGGACGCTTCGATCTCGTGGCCGGTATCGACGGTGCGCGCAAGCCGGAGGATCTGTCCTTCGCGAAAGCCGATACCAGCAAGGGCGACTTCGATGCCGCCTACGCAAAGTCGCCTCACCAGCTGGACGTGACGTACACCACGCCGTTCCAGTTCCATGCCGCGATGGAGCCGCACGCCACGATCGCCAGCTGGGACGGCGACCGGCTGGTTGTCCAGACGTCGAACCAGATGCCTACGCCAGGGCGCAAGGCGCTCGCGGCCACGCTTGGTATCGAGCCCGAAAAGGTCAGGCTTCTCTCCGCTTATATCGGTGGCGGCTTCGGTAGCAAGCTCGATGTACAGCCCGACGCCGTGCTGGCCGCGCTGGCCGCCAGGGCCACGGGCCGCAAGGTCAAGCTTGCCCTCACCCGCCAGCAGCTCTTTCACGTCGTGGGGCACCGCACCAACACCGTGCAGCGCGTTCGCCTGGGCACGGATGCGCAGGGCCATATCCTTGCCGAGGCGCATGAAGCGTGGTCGGGTAACGAGCCCGGCAACGATGAATTCGAACCGACGGTGCTCGGCACGCGTTCCCGCTATGCGGGCGAGCACCGCAGGAATACGCACCGCCAGGTCGATCTGGACCTGCCGCCCGCCATTTCGATGCGCGCGCCGGGCGAGGCGGTCGGCCTGCTCGCGCTCGAAGGCGCCATGGATGAGCTGGCCGTCGCGCTCGACATCGACCCGATCGAATTGCGCGTCCGCAACGAGCCCCCCGTGGATCCCGAACTCGGCGTCCCTTTTTCGTCCCGCCAGGTCGTCGAATGCATGCGTGAAGGCGCATGTCGCTTCGGCTGGGATAAACGCATCGCCAAACCCGGGCAGGTCCGTGACGGACGCTGGCTGATGGGCATGGGCATGTCGTCCGCCGTACGCGGAAACATGCTGCAGGCATCGAAAGCGCACGTCCATCTGGATGCCACCGGTCAGCTCACCGCCCGGATGGCCATGACGGATATCGGCACGGGCTCGTATACGGTATTCACGCAGATCGCCGCGGACCTGCTCGGCTTGCCGATGGAGCGCGTCACCATTTTGCTCGGCGACTCGGATTTCCCCGAAACCCCGGGTTCAGGCGGTTCGTTCGGCGCCGCCAGTGCCGGGTCAGGCCTGTATGACGCGTGCATGCAGCTTCGCACCCGGCTTTGCCAATCGGCAGGCATCGATCCCGCACATGCGCGCTTCGAAGACGGACACGTCTCCCATGGCGACAAGCGCGTGAGCTATTCGGCCATTGCGGGCGTCGACGGCCTGTCCGCCGATGGCGGCATCGAGCCCGGCAGTAACAACAAAAAGTACAACCAGAACTCGTATGGAGCCTTCTTCGCCGAAGTGGGCGTCGACATGGATACGGGCGAGATCCGTCTGCGCCGCATGCTCGGCGTGTTTGCCGCCGGCCGCATACTCAATGCGAAAACCGCGCGGTCGCAGGCATTGGGGGGCATGATCTTCGGCGTCGGCTCCGCACTGTCCGAGGAGATCGTGCTCGATCCGCGTCACGGCGCTTTCGTCAATCACGATCTCGCGGAATACCACGTGCCGGTCAACGCGGACATCGGCCCGATGGAGGCGATCTTCCTGCCTGAACTGGATGACAAGGCCAATCCCCTGAAGATCAAGGGACTCGGCGAGGTCGGTATCTCGGGAGCGGGCGCTTGCATCGCCAATGCGGTGTACAACGCGTGCGGCGTGCGCATCCGCGACTATCCGCTGACGCTGGACAAGGTTCTAGCAGGCATGGCGGAGACATCCTCCTGA
- a CDS encoding HU family DNA-binding protein, which produces MATTKKTAAKKAAKAPAKAAVKAAKAPAALKPIKDPLSKSTLVSHIVEQSGVDSKSVKAVLASLEGAINASVHKKGAGTFTLPGLLKITSVAVAAKPKRKGKDPFTGEERWFAAKPASVKVKVRPLKKLKDAAA; this is translated from the coding sequence ATGGCCACGACCAAAAAAACGGCGGCGAAGAAGGCTGCCAAGGCTCCCGCCAAGGCCGCCGTGAAGGCTGCTAAGGCCCCGGCTGCTCTCAAGCCGATCAAGGATCCGCTTTCGAAGTCCACGCTCGTCTCGCACATCGTCGAGCAGAGCGGCGTCGACAGCAAGAGCGTCAAGGCTGTTCTGGCCTCGCTCGAAGGCGCGATCAACGCGTCGGTTCACAAGAAGGGCGCTGGCACGTTCACGCTGCCCGGCCTGCTGAAGATCACCTCCGTCGCCGTTGCGGCCAAGCCGAAGCGCAAGGGTAAGGACCCGTTCACGGGTGAAGAGCGCTGGTTCGCCGCCAAGCCCGCCTCGGTCAAGGTCAAGGTCCGTCCGCTCAAGAAGCTCAAGGACGCGGCCGCCTGA
- a CDS encoding BlaI/MecI/CopY family transcriptional regulator: MRNKTVGDQELALLQHIEETPKSSVAEVCAAFGESRGLARSTVLTMMERLRAKGYLTRRHVDGMYRYSVTNGSGEVMTGAVARFVEKTLQGSVSPFVAWMSERGQVSDSELAELEALVDTLQSRRKGR; the protein is encoded by the coding sequence ATGCGCAACAAGACCGTGGGCGATCAGGAACTCGCCCTTCTCCAGCACATCGAGGAAACACCGAAATCGTCGGTCGCGGAGGTGTGTGCCGCCTTCGGGGAGAGCCGTGGCCTGGCTCGCTCCACGGTGCTGACGATGATGGAACGCCTGCGTGCGAAGGGGTATCTCACGCGCCGGCACGTCGACGGCATGTACCGTTACAGCGTGACCAACGGCAGCGGAGAAGTGATGACCGGCGCCGTGGCCCGCTTCGTCGAGAAGACGCTGCAGGGTTCGGTGTCGCCCTTCGTCGCCTGGATGTCCGAACGCGGCCAGGTCAGCGACAGCGAACTGGCGGAACTCGAAGCGCTCGTCGATACCCTGCAGTCGCGACGCAAGGGGCGCTGA
- a CDS encoding M56 family metallopeptidase: MEALFDTLLSRLVHASVQAVLLAGVVYAVCRLVPTMSASAKATLWWLLGAQLIAGIVSPTLLGLPLLPAATIAPVEPVTTIAPLTLPGAMDTMPAGDGTVSWTATLLFIWLLAVAVQAAVASLRWRRLAGVVHRAMPHDDVRIETLCARRARETGLHRSPRLAVSPEVDSPQVVGLRHPTILLPLEVRLSDEDLDLALMHELAHVRRGDLMLGWIPAIARALFFFHPVVHFAVREYALCREAACDALVVSRGGTITKTYGRLLLRLGVTPPPHHALPGASPTFHSLKRRLLMLAQANDSHPRVLTWCLVAAIAAVGVFPWRVVAADQSKTTVSRFYMPPPPTPPAPAPAATPAPAAAPAPMSATSLVAPVAPVAPVAPVAPVQASVPPAPPAPPAPAVWSEDVHGEPTNGFFYFSNDIHVASGSSSDFQRAEAAYRDVGKDFVWFRQGRQAWVIRDPAYVKRIHQAYAAPSKPADMAAIMADQQAGLDRKQEVLSEQMAKLSAKQSELISKQMTSTGPRDEAAYVAGNDAIGREQAAIARQMAQIGQQRALQGKTMAEWGRRQADASRKASEEVSTILAEAIRNHAAQAAR; encoded by the coding sequence ATGGAGGCTCTCTTCGATACGCTGCTCTCGCGCCTCGTCCATGCCTCGGTGCAGGCCGTGCTGCTGGCCGGCGTGGTGTACGCCGTGTGCCGCCTCGTTCCCACGATGTCGGCCTCGGCGAAGGCGACCTTGTGGTGGTTGCTCGGCGCCCAGCTGATCGCAGGCATCGTGTCGCCGACGCTGCTCGGCCTCCCGCTGTTGCCCGCGGCGACGATCGCCCCCGTCGAGCCCGTGACGACCATCGCGCCGCTCACCCTGCCCGGCGCCATGGATACGATGCCCGCCGGCGATGGCACCGTCTCGTGGACGGCCACGTTGCTGTTCATCTGGCTGCTGGCCGTCGCGGTTCAAGCCGCTGTCGCCAGCCTGCGCTGGCGCAGGCTGGCGGGGGTGGTGCATCGCGCGATGCCTCACGACGACGTCCGCATCGAAACGCTTTGCGCCCGTCGCGCCCGCGAGACGGGCCTTCACCGGTCACCCCGACTCGCGGTATCGCCCGAAGTGGATTCGCCTCAGGTCGTCGGCCTGCGGCACCCGACCATCCTCCTGCCGCTCGAGGTACGCCTCAGCGACGAAGATCTCGATCTCGCGCTGATGCACGAACTCGCGCACGTGCGCCGTGGCGATCTGATGCTCGGCTGGATCCCCGCGATCGCCCGCGCCCTGTTCTTCTTCCACCCCGTGGTTCACTTCGCCGTACGCGAGTACGCCCTTTGCCGTGAAGCCGCGTGCGACGCGCTGGTCGTATCGCGGGGCGGCACGATCACGAAAACGTACGGCCGCCTGCTGCTGCGGCTCGGCGTGACTCCGCCTCCGCATCACGCGCTGCCCGGTGCCTCGCCCACCTTTCATTCGCTGAAGAGGAGACTGCTCATGCTCGCTCAGGCCAACGATAGTCATCCCCGTGTGCTGACCTGGTGCCTCGTCGCCGCGATCGCCGCCGTGGGTGTGTTCCCGTGGCGCGTGGTGGCGGCGGACCAGAGCAAGACGACGGTGTCGCGCTTCTACATGCCGCCACCGCCCACGCCACCGGCGCCGGCACCCGCCGCCACACCCGCGCCAGCGGCTGCGCCCGCACCGATGTCCGCCACGTCGCTGGTCGCGCCCGTGGCACCTGTCGCGCCAGTGGCACCCGTTGCGCCCGTTCAGGCCTCGGTACCGCCGGCACCGCCAGCCCCGCCGGCGCCCGCGGTATGGTCGGAAGACGTTCATGGTGAGCCCACCAACGGCTTCTTCTACTTCTCCAACGACATTCACGTCGCCAGTGGCAGCAGCAGCGATTTTCAGCGCGCGGAGGCCGCTTACCGGGATGTCGGCAAAGACTTTGTGTGGTTCCGTCAAGGCAGGCAGGCCTGGGTGATCCGCGACCCCGCGTACGTGAAACGCATTCACCAGGCCTACGCGGCGCCGTCAAAGCCCGCCGACATGGCCGCGATCATGGCGGACCAGCAGGCCGGACTGGACCGGAAGCAGGAAGTGCTCAGCGAGCAGATGGCGAAGCTGAGCGCGAAACAGAGTGAGCTGATCTCGAAACAGATGACGTCGACCGGTCCGCGCGATGAAGCCGCCTATGTGGCCGGTAACGACGCCATCGGCCGCGAGCAGGCCGCCATCGCGCGGCAGATGGCACAGATCGGGCAGCAGCGCGCACTGCAAGGCAAGACGATGGCCGAATGGGGCCGCAGGCAGGCCGACGCATCGCGCAAGGCCTCCGAGGAAGTGAGCACGATCCTGGCCGAGGCGATCCGCAACCACGCCGCCCAGGCCGCACGCTGA
- a CDS encoding HAD-IA family hydrolase: MRLESDTVIQTRALLFDMDGTLIDSRVLVEKIWKRWCDENGLDWHYVLPRLHGVRMLDSVRRFAPPGVDVNAAYERLYNEEVNDVEGIVPIPGALELLAALPQETWTIVTSADTTLATGRLAAAGIVPPPLMVTGEIVTDGKPHPEGYLLGAKRMGAAPEDCLVFEDAKAGIDAGRAAGSRVIAIAGDHPEEIAEDVEWIADLTALRFESYKEGVVTLRVV, from the coding sequence ATGCGACTTGAATCGGACACGGTCATCCAGACCCGCGCGTTGCTCTTCGACATGGACGGCACGCTGATCGACTCACGCGTCCTCGTCGAGAAGATCTGGAAACGCTGGTGTGACGAGAACGGTCTGGACTGGCATTACGTCCTCCCCCGTCTGCACGGCGTGCGCATGCTGGATTCGGTGCGCCGTTTCGCCCCGCCGGGTGTGGACGTGAATGCCGCGTACGAGCGCCTGTACAACGAGGAAGTGAACGACGTCGAAGGGATCGTGCCGATTCCGGGCGCACTCGAACTGCTCGCCGCGCTGCCTCAGGAAACGTGGACCATCGTGACCTCGGCCGACACCACCCTGGCCACCGGGCGTCTGGCCGCGGCCGGGATCGTGCCGCCGCCGCTCATGGTCACCGGTGAAATCGTCACCGACGGCAAGCCGCATCCCGAGGGCTACCTGCTCGGCGCAAAACGCATGGGTGCGGCGCCTGAGGACTGCCTGGTCTTCGAAGACGCGAAAGCGGGCATCGATGCGGGACGGGCGGCGGGCTCGCGCGTGATCGCTATCGCAGGCGATCATCCGGAAGAAATCGCGGAAGACGTCGAGTGGATCGCCGACCTGACCGCGCTGCGTTTCGAAAGCTACAAAGAAGGCGTCGTGACGCTGCGCGTGGTCTGA